Genomic DNA from Candidatus Sulfurimonas marisnigri:
AAATAATTATACACCTGATGACCAATTAGTCCGGTAGAGCCTAGTATTAGAATTTTAGTTCTCAAATTTATATCTCTTTGTGCCAAACTGTTCTGTTTACGTAATCAGTATATGATAATATTATTCTTAATATCTTTTTCGATACATTATCTGCTTCATAATCTCTTACAGGTTTTATTGTTCTTTGACTTTCACTATTATGTTTAGTAGCAACTTCAACTGCCTCTAAAACTCTAGCTTTGTTAAGCCCAGACATAATAACTGTAGTCTCATCCATGCCTTCTGGTCTTTCATGAGCTTGTCTGATAGTCACAGCAGGAAGATTCAATATTGACCCCTCTTCCGCAATTGTTCCACTATCCGAAATCACACAAAAAGCATTAAGCTGAAGATTGTTATATTCATGAAAACCATAAGGCTTAGAAAATCTAATCAGATGATTTTTCTCTTCATATCCTATCTCTTCAAGTTTTTTTCGAGTTCTTGGGTGTGTAGAAATAATAATTGGAATTTTATATTTTTTTGTCAACTCTTCAATTGAATCTAAAAGATCACTGAAATTTTTAGGAGAATCAACATTTTCTTCCCTATGGATACTCATAACTATATATTCTTTAGGATTTAAATTTTCTTTTTTTAAAATATCACTAGATAAAATTTTATCCATGTTGGCATTCAAAACCTCCATCATTGGTGAACCTGTTTTTATTACTGTTTCAGGCTTGATACCTTCTGCTATTAAATAGTCTCTTGCCTGTTCTGAAAGTGGTAAATTAATATCACTTAAATGATCTACAATCTTTCTGTTTATCTCTTCTGGCACTCTCTGGTCAAAACATCTATTGCCGGCTTCCATATGAAAGATAGGTATCTTTCTTTTTTTTGCAGGAATAACGCTTAAGCAACTATTTGTATCTCCGTATATTAAAAGAGCATCAGGCTTTACATCATCGAAAATTTTATCAGCCTTAGCAATGATATCCCCAATAGTTTCAGATGGTGTACCTTTAACTGCTTCTAAAAAATAATCTGGCTTTCTTATATCTAATTGTTCAAAGAATAGTTCATTTAACTCATAATCATAATTTTGACCAGTATGAACTATAATATGTTCTGTAAATTTATCTAGCTCTTTCATAACCTGACTTAGTTTTATGATTTCTGGTCTTGTACCTACAATTGTCATAACTTTCATTGTTTATATCTCCTCATTTATATTAAATTCTTTTAAATCTTTTTGAATTTCTCGTAAGTTCAAAAGCATTCTTCTCAATTCATTTTCATTTAATCTATTCGTATTGTGTGAATGGTAATCTACTACTTCTGTAATAATTTCACCATCTTCAAAATACTTGTTATAGTTTAAATCCCTATTATCTGCAGGTATTCTGTAATATTCACCCATGTCAACGGCATGAACCATCTCTTCTCTTGTCAAAAGTGTTTCATACAATTTTTCGCCATGTCTTGTGCCTATAATCTTTACAATATGCTCTTTCTTATTTAACATATTTTTAAGTGTATTTGCCAAAAGTTCTATAGTTGCTGCAGGTGATTTTTGTACAAATACATCTCCATTTTTTCCATTTTTAAAAGCAAACATAACCAAGTCAACCGCATCATCCAAACTCATCATAAATCTTGTCATATTTGGATCAGTGATGGTTATTTCTTCATTTTTTCTAATCTGCTCTATAAAAAGAGGTATAACGGAACCGCGACTAGCCATAACATTGCCATACCTTGTACAGCATATTGTAGTTTCAGCACCTAAATTTCTAGACTTAGCAACTGCTACTTTTTCCATCATGGCTTTACTGATTCCCATAGCATTAATTGGATAAACTGCTTTATCTGTACTGAGTACAATTACTTTGCTGACACCAGATTTAATAGAAACATTCAAAACATTCTCTGTTCCGATAACATTTGTCTGAACTGCTTGCATAGGGTAAAATTCACAAGAAGGCACTTGCTTTAAAGCAGCTGCATGAAAAATAAAGTCAACACCTTTCAATGCATCTTCCAAAGAATTAACATCTCTAACATCACCAATATAAAACTTAAGTTTATCATTGTTGTATCTCTTACGCATATCATCCTGTTTTAATTCATCACGAGAAAAAATTCTTATCTCTTTTATATCAGTATCTAAAAAATTACGAAGGACGGCATTACCAAATGAACCAGTTCCTCCTGTTATTAGTAGTATTTTATTTTTAAACATCTTGTATAACCTCTTTACATAATTTTAAATATTCTTCGGCCCTTTCTTTTGATGATGGTAATTCTTCAATAATTAACAATGCTTTTGACACCATCGCTTGATACAACTCTTTATCATAATAAATTTTTGTTATCTGATTTATAATATCATTAACGTCATATGGATTAAAATAAAGTGCACCATCTTTACATACTGAAGTTGCAAAAGAGTAATGCGATGTTAAAATTGGCTTTTTCATTACCATAGCTTCTGGATATGAAGCGGTAAAACTTTCAACTAGAGTCGGTAAGAATAACGCATCCGACATAGAATATATATATGGGCACTCTTCAAGTTTTACAGGGCCTAAGTTTATAATATATTCTTTTGATTTTTGAAACTTGCTTTCTAAAACATTTTCTGGCAATGTCAATATAAACTTAACATTAAGATTCTTTTCTTTAATGATTTTAACTAAGTCATTTATTATATCTAACTTTTTATGTGGATAATAAGCTGATATGGTAACAAACCAAAATTCATCTGCTTCTTTTTTTGGTAATAGATTTAAATCATTAATTTCTTGTTCAAATATAGAATGATACTTACTAGAGACTACTCTTATTTTTTCTTTAGGTTTATTTATAAATTTAGAAAATCTATCTTTCATATCTTCTGTTTGTACAACATACAAATCTGCATTATTTTTTAAAAGAAACTGATGGTAAGTTTTTTTTAAATTAAATTTTAACTTTTCTAAAGCACCCATATTTTGCATATATGGCAAATCACCGTACAGATACAACCCATTGGCAAACCCCATTATATGTTTTGATTTTGGCTTCCAATATGTTGGGCCAAATACAGAAAAGACACAGTCTGGTTTGATT
This window encodes:
- the wecB gene encoding non-hydrolyzing UDP-N-acetylglucosamine 2-epimerase, whose translation is MKVMTIVGTRPEIIKLSQVMKELDKFTEHIIVHTGQNYDYELNELFFEQLDIRKPDYFLEAVKGTPSETIGDIIAKADKIFDDVKPDALLIYGDTNSCLSVIPAKKRKIPIFHMEAGNRCFDQRVPEEINRKIVDHLSDINLPLSEQARDYLIAEGIKPETVIKTGSPMMEVLNANMDKILSSDILKKENLNPKEYIVMSIHREENVDSPKNFSDLLDSIEELTKKYKIPIIISTHPRTRKKLEEIGYEEKNHLIRFSKPYGFHEYNNLQLNAFCVISDSGTIAEEGSILNLPAVTIRQAHERPEGMDETTVIMSGLNKARVLEAVEVATKHNSESQRTIKPVRDYEADNVSKKILRIILSYTDYVNRTVWHKEI
- a CDS encoding polysaccharide biosynthesis protein, which translates into the protein MFKNKILLITGGTGSFGNAVLRNFLDTDIKEIRIFSRDELKQDDMRKRYNNDKLKFYIGDVRDVNSLEDALKGVDFIFHAAALKQVPSCEFYPMQAVQTNVIGTENVLNVSIKSGVSKVIVLSTDKAVYPINAMGISKAMMEKVAVAKSRNLGAETTICCTRYGNVMASRGSVIPLFIEQIRKNEEITITDPNMTRFMMSLDDAVDLVMFAFKNGKNGDVFVQKSPAATIELLANTLKNMLNKKEHIVKIIGTRHGEKLYETLLTREEMVHAVDMGEYYRIPADNRDLNYNKYFEDGEIITEVVDYHSHNTNRLNENELRRMLLNLREIQKDLKEFNINEEI
- a CDS encoding glycosyltransferase, with the translated sequence MKIIINTTNLKIGGALQVAISFIYECTSFTENEYHIFLSPSMRKEIEQNKFPENFKFYSFDNPSRFIVFDKTIKLLNKMEEKIKPDCVFSVFGPTYWKPKSKHIMGFANGLYLYGDLPYMQNMGALEKLKFNLKKTYHQFLLKNNADLYVVQTEDMKDRFSKFINKPKEKIRVVSSKYHSIFEQEINDLNLLPKKEADEFWFVTISAYYPHKKLDIINDLVKIIKEKNLNVKFILTLPENVLESKFQKSKEYIINLGPVKLEECPYIYSMSDALFLPTLVESFTASYPEAMVMKKPILTSHYSFATSVCKDGALYFNPYDVNDIINQITKIYYDKELYQAMVSKALLIIEELPSSKERAEEYLKLCKEVIQDV